The genomic interval AATCTCAGCCGCTTCTTCTGCAGGAAGATCGTACAAGTCTTTGTCCATCGCTTCTCCTGGGTGGATCTTGTTCTTGATACCGTCAAGACCTGCCATCAGTAGCGCTGCAAAACCTAGGTATGGGTTCGCTGTTGGATCGGGGAAGCGTACTTCGATACGACGTGCTTTCGGGCTAGAAACCACAGGGATACGAATCGATGCAGAACGGTTACGCGCTGAGTAAGCTAGCATAACTGGTGCTTCGAAACCCGGTACTAGACGCTTGTAAGAGTTAGTTGATGCGTTTGCAAATGCGTTGATTGCACGTGCGTGTTTGATGATACCACCAATGTAGTACAATGCAGTTTCAGAAAGACCGCCGTATTTGTCGCCTGCGAACAAGTTGACACCGTCTTTTGAAAGCGATTGGTGAACGTGCATACCAGAACCGTTGTCGCCAACCAGTGGTTTAGGCATGAAGGTAGCCGTTTTACCGAAGGCGTGTGCTACGTTGTGAACGACGTATTTGTAGATTTGGATTTCGTCAGCTTTGTTAGTCAACGTGTTGAAACGACATGCGATTTCGTTTTGACCAGCCGTTGCAACTTCATGGTGGTGTGCTTCGACAACGAGACCCATCTCTTCCATGATCAAACACATTGCAGAACGGATGTCCTGTGATGAATCAACCGGTGCGACTGGGAAGTAACCCCCTTTGACACCTGGACGGTGGCCTTTGTTGCCGCCTTCGTAGTCAGTGTCTGAGTTCCAGCACGCTTCGATATCGTCAATCTTGTAAGAGGAGCCAGACATGTCGGTCTTAAATTTTACGTCGTCGAACAAGAAGAA from Vibrio sp. HB236076 carries:
- the glnA gene encoding glutamate--ammonia ligase, coding for MSVENVLSLIQENEVKFVDLRFTDTKGKEQHVSIPAHQIDADFFEEGKMFDGSSVAGWKGINESDMVLMPDATSAVLDPFTEDATLNVRCDVLEPATMQGYDRDPRSIAQRAEEYMRSTGIADTVLVGPEPEFFLFDDVKFKTDMSGSSYKIDDIEACWNSDTDYEGGNKGHRPGVKGGYFPVAPVDSSQDIRSAMCLIMEEMGLVVEAHHHEVATAGQNEIACRFNTLTNKADEIQIYKYVVHNVAHAFGKTATFMPKPLVGDNGSGMHVHQSLSKDGVNLFAGDKYGGLSETALYYIGGIIKHARAINAFANASTNSYKRLVPGFEAPVMLAYSARNRSASIRIPVVSSPKARRIEVRFPDPTANPYLGFAALLMAGLDGIKNKIHPGEAMDKDLYDLPAEEAAEIPKVAESLQEALAALDADREFLTAGGVFSDDFIDSYITLKSADVERINMTTHPVEFELYYSV